GTCCCATTTCGCGACGGCGACGGCATCGATCGGACTGATCTTCCAGGTCTTGAGCGGGTTCTGACGCCGATCCTCGAGGCGGGATATCTGCTCGTCCTTTGAGATGTCGAGATAGTATTTGAGCAGGATCAGACCGTCGTCGATCAGAATCTTCTCGAACGCGCCGACATCGGCCAGGAAGCTCTCATACTGGGCGTCAGAGCAGAACCCCATCACCTTCTCGACACCGGCCCGATTATACCAGGAGCGGTTGAACAGCGCCGTCTCGCCCTGGGCCGGAAGATAGGAGGTCCAGCGCTGGAAATACCAGGAACTGCGGTCGCGCTCACTGGGTTTGCCAAGCGCCACGACGCGGGTCTCACGCGGGCTTTGATGCTCCGAGATGCGCTTGATGACGCCATCCTTGCCAGAACTGTCCCTGCCCTCGAAAAGGATCAGAAGGCGCAAATCCCTGGCGATGATGTGACGTTGCAGGTCGACCAGATTGATCTGGGCATCGAGCAATTGCGCGCGGTATAGCGTCTTGTCCATTGTGACATGTCCTGTCGGTCCGGCTCACAGCTTGGGCCAGCGGGCCCGTAAAAGGTAGCCCAAACGGCACCCATGCGCCTCTGGCAGCAAGTCTGGACGGGCAAACCGTCCGACAGGCCCCTGAGGCGGAGCGTCGCAGGCGGTTTGGTCGCATCGCATCGTGCCGGCTGCAAGCCTAGCGTGAAGGCGGACAAGAGGAGACCTCCATGAACCACAAACACCGCAAGATCCTGCACGCCCTGTTCGCCCATCCGGAACCGGCCAATCTGGCGCCGGCTGATGTCGAGCACGTCCTGTCGGACCTGGGAGCGGAACTGCATGAACGCAGCGGGGCCAAATTCTCGGTCACCCTCAACGGACATACGGCGAGCTTCCATCACGCCCAGCACAGCCTGCCAAAGGATGAAGTCCGCGCCGTGCGGAAATTCCTCGAGACAGCCGGCATCGACGCCGAGCGTGACTATCCGCTCTGAGGCGAGCGGATAAAATTTCGCCTCAAGCCTGTGCCAGCAGCGCCTCGCTGACCGCCCACAGGCGTTCCGCCGACTCGTCGCTGCAGGCATGGGCATCGACCCCGCCATAGCGGGCCATCGGGCTGGACGGGTCGGTCGGAGCGGCGATATCGGCGTTCTCGCAATAGACGCCCGGCTTGCCGGCAAGGTCTGCTGCCGTCGCCGCCCACAGCGTGGTCGAACACCCCTGCTCGGGGGTCTTGAAGCCCTGACGGGCCAGTTCCGACGGCTCGCCATCCTCGCCCAGCCACCCCAGCGCGATCATTTCCTCTTGCGGCAAA
The window above is part of the Maricaulis maris MCS10 genome. Proteins encoded here:
- the ppk2 gene encoding polyphosphate kinase 2, producing MDKTLYRAQLLDAQINLVDLQRHIIARDLRLLILFEGRDSSGKDGVIKRISEHQSPRETRVVALGKPSERDRSSWYFQRWTSYLPAQGETALFNRSWYNRAGVEKVMGFCSDAQYESFLADVGAFEKILIDDGLILLKYYLDISKDEQISRLEDRRQNPLKTWKISPIDAVAVAKWDDYSKARNRMLTDTCQPLPWRVVKADNKRVARLTVINDILRTIDCGGYSRPVPVHDIDQLQYWGKPDASGTFLAP